One region of Micromonospora ureilytica genomic DNA includes:
- a CDS encoding ArsR/SmtB family transcription factor: MEPHEPDLTAVPVTNVLAALADDVRLQIVRALAEGGESPCGSFDFGVSKATRSHHLKVLREAGLTRTRAAGTSRLVRLRRDELDKLYPGLLDAVLTQRPPA, translated from the coding sequence ATGGAGCCGCACGAGCCCGACCTGACCGCCGTACCGGTCACCAACGTGTTGGCCGCACTCGCCGACGACGTGCGGCTACAGATCGTCCGGGCGCTCGCCGAGGGCGGCGAGTCCCCCTGCGGCAGCTTCGACTTCGGCGTCTCCAAGGCGACCCGCAGCCACCACCTGAAGGTGCTGCGCGAGGCGGGCCTGACCCGGACCCGGGCCGCCGGCACCAGTCGACTGGTCCGACTCCGCCGGGACGAGTTGGACAAGCTCTACCCCGGCCTGCTGGACGCGGTCCTCACCCAACGCCCGCCGGCCTGA
- a CDS encoding DMT family transporter: MRSRATAYPLVAVLGWGVMFPILASALNRVDPLNLTTARYLLAAVVLVAILLLREGAGALRHGGRALEVVVLGVVGFAGFNLLTNLALEHAAPQQISLFVATTPVITQLVRWARDGVRPKPLLLTLSLVALLGVGLVITRGSLAGLGQFGLGGLMMIGAVLGWGIYTHGASRFGEWSPLRFTTLTALAGTAAMLVLSIGADAVGWQHAPAAADLVAVAPQLAYAVLVGAVIAVLAWNTGVQRLGAANAALFMNLVPVTTFAVQIARGYRPEPVELVGAAITIAALIAANLAARPRTTSLPQPGAVTDPIAVTDPVAVSAR, from the coding sequence ATGCGATCCCGCGCCACCGCGTACCCACTGGTCGCCGTGCTCGGCTGGGGCGTGATGTTCCCGATCCTGGCCAGCGCGCTCAACCGGGTCGACCCGCTCAACCTGACCACCGCGCGCTACCTGCTGGCCGCCGTCGTCCTGGTCGCCATCCTGCTGCTGCGCGAGGGTGCCGGCGCGCTGCGGCACGGTGGCCGGGCGCTGGAGGTGGTGGTGCTCGGGGTGGTCGGCTTCGCGGGCTTCAACCTGCTCACCAACCTGGCGCTCGAACACGCCGCCCCGCAGCAGATCTCACTCTTCGTGGCCACCACTCCGGTGATCACCCAGCTCGTCCGCTGGGCTCGCGACGGCGTACGCCCGAAGCCGCTCCTGCTGACCCTCTCCCTGGTGGCGCTCCTCGGAGTCGGCCTGGTGATCACGCGCGGGAGCCTGGCCGGGCTCGGCCAGTTCGGCCTCGGCGGGTTGATGATGATCGGCGCGGTGCTGGGCTGGGGCATCTACACCCACGGCGCCAGCCGGTTCGGCGAATGGTCACCGCTGCGCTTCACCACGCTGACCGCGCTCGCCGGCACGGCCGCCATGCTCGTCCTGAGCATCGGCGCCGACGCCGTCGGCTGGCAGCACGCGCCGGCCGCCGCCGACCTCGTGGCGGTCGCCCCACAGCTGGCGTACGCCGTGCTGGTGGGCGCCGTGATCGCGGTCCTGGCCTGGAACACCGGCGTGCAGCGACTCGGCGCCGCCAACGCCGCGCTGTTCATGAACCTGGTCCCGGTCACCACCTTCGCGGTGCAGATCGCCCGCGGCTACCGCCCCGAGCCGGTGGAACTGGTCGGGGCCGCCATCACGATCGCCGCCCTGATCGCCGCGAACCTCGCCGCCCGGCCCCGAACCACGTCGCTGCCCCAGCCCGGCGCGGTAACGGACCCGATCGCGGTGACCGACCCCGTGGCCGTGAGTGCCCGCTGA
- the thrC gene encoding threonine synthase, whose amino-acid sequence MTSTLVTSGIDTSASPARALVCRACSARYPLAAQHACYECFGPLEVDYDTAALASVTREQIEAGPNNIWRYAALLPAGQDPASRVTLDPGLTPLVAAPHLAAELGITAPLWVKDDSANPTHSFKDRVVSVALTAAKALGFTRFACASTGNLANSVAAHAARAGVPSVVFIPSDLEQGKVITTAVYGGELVAIDGSYDDVNRLCGELVETDEFEDTAFVNVNVRPYYAEGSKTLGYEVAEQLGWRIPAQVVIPMASGELLTKIDKAFSELVEIGLVEAPAGGWKVFGAQSAGCNPIATALHAETDTIIPVKPTGIAKSLNIGDPAAGLYALEAVRRTGGWMEYADDDEIRAGIRDLARTTGVFAETAGGVTVAVLRKLVESGRLDPTAETVVFNTGEGLKTIDAVAGEVGPTHHIKPSLRAARDAGLLG is encoded by the coding sequence ATGACGTCGACGCTCGTCACCTCCGGCATTGACACCTCTGCCAGCCCCGCCCGCGCCCTGGTCTGCCGTGCCTGCTCGGCCCGCTACCCGCTCGCCGCCCAGCACGCCTGTTACGAGTGTTTCGGCCCACTGGAAGTCGACTACGACACCGCCGCGCTGGCCTCCGTCACCCGCGAACAGATCGAGGCCGGCCCGAACAACATCTGGCGGTACGCCGCCCTGCTCCCCGCCGGTCAGGACCCGGCCAGCCGGGTCACCCTCGACCCGGGGCTGACCCCGCTGGTGGCGGCCCCGCACCTCGCCGCCGAACTGGGCATCACCGCGCCGCTCTGGGTCAAGGACGACAGCGCCAACCCCACCCACTCGTTCAAGGACCGGGTCGTCTCGGTGGCGCTCACCGCCGCCAAGGCTCTCGGCTTCACCCGGTTCGCCTGCGCGTCGACCGGCAACCTGGCCAACTCGGTGGCCGCCCACGCCGCCCGCGCCGGCGTGCCCTCGGTGGTCTTCATCCCCAGCGACCTGGAGCAGGGCAAGGTCATCACCACAGCTGTCTACGGCGGTGAGCTGGTCGCCATCGACGGCTCGTACGACGATGTCAACCGGCTCTGCGGCGAACTGGTGGAGACCGACGAGTTCGAGGACACCGCGTTCGTCAACGTGAACGTCCGGCCGTACTACGCGGAGGGCTCCAAGACCCTCGGCTACGAGGTCGCCGAGCAGCTCGGCTGGCGGATCCCGGCGCAGGTGGTCATTCCGATGGCCAGCGGCGAGCTGCTCACCAAGATTGACAAGGCGTTCTCCGAGCTGGTCGAGATCGGCCTGGTCGAGGCGCCGGCCGGCGGCTGGAAGGTCTTCGGCGCGCAGTCGGCCGGCTGCAACCCGATCGCCACCGCCCTGCACGCCGAGACCGACACGATCATCCCGGTCAAGCCGACCGGCATCGCCAAGTCGCTCAACATCGGCGACCCGGCGGCCGGCCTCTACGCCCTGGAGGCGGTCCGCCGCACCGGCGGCTGGATGGAGTACGCCGACGACGACGAGATCCGTGCGGGCATCCGCGATCTGGCCCGTACCACAGGGGTGTTCGCCGAAACCGCGGGTGGGGTGACGGTGGCCGTGCTGCGCAAGCTGGTCGAGTCCGGTCGGCTCGACCCGACGGCCGAGACCGTCGTGTTCAACACCGGCGAGGGTCTGAAGACCATCGACGCGGTGGCCGGCGAGGTCGGGCCGACCCACCACATCAAGCCCTCGCTGCGCGCCGCCCGCGACGCCGGTCTCCTCGGCTGA
- a CDS encoding GNAT family N-acetyltransferase translates to MSITIASFDGADHASVDEAYRIGSAVNDVDLPDFPPFCRRRFDALFHTPMPGTRSLWALARLDGVPAGYLQLDLPQLDNPDNATAELLVHPDLRRRGIGRALHEYGVRLLREHGRKRVVAMAVSALPGGPARSAAGDAFAAATGAQPALAEVRRRLDVDKIDRVALRAALAEARPRAEGYQSVCWQGTTPPEYVTDIAYLDGRLLMDAPMGDVQWEPEQVDAERIRGNERALDARGRRRYHLGMRHEASGRLVAWTLLDVGAAADWHAYQQITIVDPAHRGHRLGLIAKAENLHHLLTHEPAIQVIDTWNAASNSHMVAINEQLGFRPVDSWTDWQLTL, encoded by the coding sequence ATGAGCATCACGATCGCGTCGTTCGACGGCGCCGACCACGCTTCGGTCGACGAGGCGTACCGGATCGGATCGGCCGTCAACGACGTCGATCTGCCGGACTTCCCGCCCTTCTGCCGGCGTCGCTTCGACGCGCTGTTCCACACGCCGATGCCCGGCACCCGGTCGCTCTGGGCGCTGGCCCGACTGGACGGCGTGCCGGCCGGCTACCTCCAACTGGACCTGCCGCAGCTCGACAACCCCGACAACGCCACCGCCGAGCTGCTGGTGCATCCGGACCTGCGGCGCCGGGGAATCGGCCGGGCCCTGCACGAGTACGGGGTGCGCCTGCTCCGCGAGCACGGCCGCAAGCGGGTCGTGGCGATGGCCGTCTCCGCGCTGCCCGGCGGGCCGGCCAGAAGTGCGGCGGGCGACGCGTTCGCCGCCGCGACCGGAGCCCAACCCGCCCTCGCCGAGGTGCGTCGCCGGCTCGACGTCGACAAGATCGACCGGGTCGCGCTGCGGGCGGCGCTCGCCGAGGCCCGCCCGCGAGCCGAGGGTTATCAGTCGGTCTGCTGGCAGGGGACGACCCCACCGGAGTACGTCACCGACATCGCCTACCTCGACGGCCGGCTGCTGATGGACGCGCCCATGGGCGACGTGCAGTGGGAGCCGGAGCAGGTGGACGCCGAGCGCATCCGGGGCAACGAACGGGCGTTGGATGCCCGAGGTCGGCGGCGCTACCACCTCGGGATGCGGCACGAGGCGTCCGGTCGGCTGGTCGCCTGGACGCTGCTGGACGTGGGCGCCGCCGCCGACTGGCACGCGTACCAGCAGATCACCATCGTCGACCCGGCCCACCGTGGCCACCGGCTCGGCCTCATCGCCAAGGCCGAGAACCTGCACCACCTGCTCACCCACGAGCCGGCGATACAGGTGATCGACACCTGGAACGCCGCCAGCAACAGCCACATGGTGGCGATCAACGAACAGCTCGGCTTCCGCCCGGTGGACTCCTGGACCGACTGGCAGCTCACCCTCTGA
- the paaN gene encoding phenylacetic acid degradation protein PaaN: MTETPHPLYDRHADTLNRALTAITERGYWSAYPESPSPRVYGETAAADGKAAFEAYLGGDFPLDQPGAGARVATETSPFGVELAVRYPHAGPGELVDAASAALPAWRDAGPQARVGVCLEILDRLHKHIFELANAVQFTSGQAFVMAFQAGGAHALDRALEALAYAYAEMTRHPGTAGWEKAAGKGDPLRMTKTFHVVPRGVALVIGCNTFPTWNSYPGLFASLVTGNPVIVKPHPRAVLPLAITVKYAREVLAEAGFDRNLIMLAAEAPGEKLASDLALHRSIRIVDFTGSTEYGDWLETHARQASVYTEKAGLNTVVIDSTDDFAGMCRNLGFTLTLYSGQMCTTSQNILIPAGGIETDQGHKSFDEVAGGIAAAVGKLTADPARGVELTGAIVNDGVLERLAEVTKVGEPVLESRAVAHPSYADAVVRTPTIVKLTADDAETYGREWFGPISFAIATDSTAHSLELLRRTVGEKGALTAGVYSTDEAVLDATEAVAVEVGVHLSCNLTGGVFVNQSAAFSDFHGSGANAAANSALTDGAYVSNRFRIVQSRRHV, from the coding sequence ATGACGGAGACCCCGCATCCCCTGTACGACAGGCACGCCGACACCCTCAACCGTGCGCTGACCGCGATCACGGAGCGGGGCTACTGGTCCGCCTACCCCGAATCCCCCAGCCCCCGGGTGTACGGCGAGACCGCCGCCGCCGACGGTAAGGCCGCCTTCGAGGCGTACCTCGGTGGTGACTTTCCGCTCGACCAGCCCGGCGCGGGCGCACGGGTCGCCACCGAGACGAGCCCGTTCGGGGTGGAGTTGGCGGTGCGGTACCCGCATGCCGGCCCCGGCGAGCTGGTCGACGCCGCCTCCGCGGCGCTGCCGGCCTGGCGCGACGCCGGCCCGCAGGCCCGGGTGGGCGTCTGCCTGGAGATCCTCGACCGGCTGCACAAGCACATCTTCGAGCTGGCCAATGCTGTGCAGTTCACCAGCGGGCAGGCGTTCGTGATGGCCTTCCAGGCCGGCGGCGCACACGCGTTGGACCGGGCGTTGGAAGCGCTGGCGTACGCGTACGCCGAGATGACCCGGCACCCGGGCACGGCAGGCTGGGAGAAGGCCGCCGGCAAGGGTGACCCGCTGCGGATGACCAAGACGTTCCACGTGGTGCCGCGCGGGGTGGCGCTGGTGATCGGCTGCAACACCTTCCCGACCTGGAATTCGTACCCCGGGCTGTTCGCCTCGCTGGTCACCGGCAACCCGGTGATCGTCAAGCCGCACCCGCGCGCGGTGCTGCCGCTGGCCATCACCGTGAAGTACGCCCGGGAGGTGCTCGCCGAGGCCGGGTTCGACAGGAACCTGATCATGCTGGCGGCCGAGGCGCCCGGTGAGAAGCTCGCCAGCGACCTGGCCCTGCACCGCTCCATCCGGATCGTCGACTTCACCGGCTCCACCGAGTACGGCGACTGGCTGGAGACCCACGCTCGGCAGGCGTCGGTCTACACCGAGAAGGCCGGCCTCAACACGGTCGTCATCGACTCCACCGACGACTTCGCCGGCATGTGCCGCAACCTCGGTTTCACGCTGACCCTCTACAGCGGGCAGATGTGCACCACCTCGCAGAACATCCTCATCCCCGCCGGGGGCATCGAGACCGACCAGGGGCACAAGAGCTTCGACGAGGTGGCCGGCGGGATCGCCGCCGCCGTCGGCAAGCTCACCGCCGACCCGGCCCGAGGTGTGGAGCTGACCGGCGCCATCGTCAACGACGGGGTGCTGGAACGGCTGGCCGAGGTGACCAAGGTCGGCGAGCCGGTGCTGGAGTCGCGGGCCGTGGCCCACCCGTCGTACGCCGACGCGGTGGTGCGTACCCCGACGATCGTGAAGCTGACCGCGGACGACGCGGAGACGTACGGCCGGGAGTGGTTCGGGCCGATCTCGTTCGCCATCGCTACCGACTCCACCGCGCACAGCCTCGAGCTGCTGCGCCGGACGGTCGGCGAGAAGGGCGCGCTCACCGCCGGGGTCTACTCGACCGACGAGGCGGTGCTGGACGCGACCGAGGCGGTCGCGGTAGAGGTCGGGGTGCACCTGTCCTGCAACCTCACCGGCGGTGTCTTCGTCAACCAGTCGGCGGCGTTCTCCGACTTCCACGGCAGCGGAGCCAACGCGGCGGCGAACTCGGCGTTGACCGATGGGGCTTACGTTTCGAACCGCTTCCGGATTGTGCAGTCTCGGCGGCACGTCTGA
- a CDS encoding GNAT family N-acetyltransferase translates to MTTELGSPALRLAEIRRVRPEDAARMRALRLEMLADAPLAFLETLADAAARPHNEFAARVAYTSAGSTNAQFIADPGGRLVGHAGGTTAPNEPGLTVIYAVYVTPTWRGSGLVGELIDGVAAWSRACGRPELLLEVVVGNDSAYRAYQRLGFEDTGVRVPHPTIPALNELQMRRTA, encoded by the coding sequence ATGACCACCGAACTGGGCTCGCCGGCCCTGCGGCTCGCCGAGATCCGCCGGGTCCGGCCGGAGGACGCCGCCCGGATGCGGGCGCTGCGCCTGGAGATGCTGGCCGACGCGCCGTTGGCCTTCCTGGAGACCCTGGCGGACGCGGCGGCCCGACCGCACAACGAGTTCGCCGCCCGGGTCGCGTACACCTCGGCCGGTTCCACAAACGCGCAGTTCATCGCGGACCCGGGCGGCCGGCTTGTCGGGCACGCCGGTGGCACGACCGCCCCGAACGAACCCGGGCTGACCGTGATCTACGCCGTGTACGTCACGCCCACCTGGCGCGGCAGTGGCCTGGTCGGCGAGCTGATCGACGGGGTGGCCGCCTGGTCGCGAGCCTGCGGCCGACCGGAGCTGCTGCTGGAGGTGGTGGTCGGCAATGACAGCGCCTACCGCGCCTACCAGCGCCTGGGCTTCGAGGACACCGGCGTACGGGTCCCCCACCCGACCATCCCAGCCCTGAACGAGCTACAGATGCGCAGAACCGCCTAG
- a CDS encoding cold-shock protein: MAQGSVKWFNAEKGYGFIAVDGGQDVFVHFSAIEMDGYKALDDGQRVEFEIAQGQKGPQAEHVRVIG; this comes from the coding sequence GTGGCACAGGGCTCCGTGAAGTGGTTCAACGCCGAGAAGGGCTACGGCTTCATTGCCGTCGACGGCGGTCAGGACGTGTTCGTCCACTTCTCCGCGATCGAAATGGACGGTTACAAGGCGCTGGACGACGGTCAGCGGGTCGAGTTCGAGATCGCCCAGGGCCAGAAGGGTCCGCAGGCAGAGCACGTGCGCGTCATCGGCTGA
- the groL gene encoding chaperonin GroEL (60 kDa chaperone family; promotes refolding of misfolded polypeptides especially under stressful conditions; forms two stacked rings of heptamers to form a barrel-shaped 14mer; ends can be capped by GroES; misfolded proteins enter the barrel where they are refolded when GroES binds): MAKMIAFDEEARRGLERGMNQLADAVKVTLGPKGRNVVLEKKWGAPTITNDGVSIAKEIELEDPYEKIGAELVKEVAKKTDDVAGDGTTTATVLAQALVREGLRNVAAGANPMALKRGIEAAVLSVSEELSKLAKDVETKEQIASTASISAGDSTVGEIIAEAMDKVGKEGVITVEESNTFGLELELTEGMRFDKGYISAYFMTDPERMEAVFDDPYILIANSKIASVKDLLPILEKVMQSGKPLLIIAEDLEGEALATLVVNKVRGTFKSVAVKAPGFGDRRKAMLTDIAILAGGQVISEEVGLKLDAASIDMLGRARKVVVTKDETTIVDGAGDAEQIQGRVNQIRAEIDKSDSDYDREKLQERLAKLAGGVAVIKVGAATEVELKERKHRIEDAVRNAKAAVEEGIVPGGGVALVQAGKTAFDKLDLVGDEATGANIVKVALDAPLRQIAVNAGLEGGVVVEKVRNLEAGHGLNAANGEYVDLLAAGIIDPAKVTRSALQNAASIAALFLTTEAVVADKPEKSPAAPAGPGGGDMDF; the protein is encoded by the coding sequence ATGGCAAAGATGATCGCGTTCGACGAAGAGGCGCGCCGCGGCCTCGAGCGTGGCATGAACCAGCTCGCCGACGCCGTAAAGGTGACGCTCGGCCCCAAGGGCCGCAACGTCGTGCTCGAGAAGAAGTGGGGTGCCCCCACCATCACCAACGATGGTGTGAGCATCGCCAAGGAGATCGAGCTCGAGGACCCGTACGAGAAGATCGGCGCTGAGCTGGTCAAGGAGGTCGCCAAGAAGACCGACGACGTTGCCGGTGACGGCACGACGACGGCGACCGTCCTGGCCCAGGCTCTGGTTCGCGAGGGCCTGCGCAACGTGGCCGCTGGCGCCAACCCGATGGCCCTGAAGCGGGGCATCGAGGCCGCGGTCCTGAGCGTCTCGGAGGAGCTGTCCAAGCTCGCCAAGGACGTTGAGACCAAGGAGCAGATCGCCTCCACCGCCTCCATCTCCGCTGGCGACAGCACCGTCGGCGAGATCATCGCCGAGGCGATGGACAAGGTCGGCAAGGAAGGCGTCATCACCGTCGAGGAGAGCAACACCTTCGGGCTTGAGCTGGAGCTCACCGAGGGTATGCGCTTCGACAAGGGCTACATCTCGGCCTACTTCATGACCGACCCGGAGCGTATGGAGGCCGTCTTCGACGACCCGTACATCCTGATCGCCAACAGCAAGATCGCGTCGGTGAAGGACCTGCTCCCGATCCTGGAGAAGGTCATGCAGTCGGGCAAGCCGCTGCTGATCATCGCCGAGGACCTGGAGGGCGAGGCCCTCGCCACCCTGGTGGTCAACAAGGTCCGTGGCACCTTCAAGTCGGTCGCCGTCAAGGCGCCGGGCTTCGGTGACCGCCGCAAGGCCATGCTGACCGACATCGCCATCCTCGCCGGTGGCCAGGTCATCAGCGAGGAGGTCGGCCTCAAGCTCGACGCCGCCAGCATCGACATGCTGGGCCGCGCCCGCAAGGTCGTGGTGACCAAGGACGAGACCACCATCGTCGACGGTGCCGGTGACGCCGAGCAGATCCAGGGCCGGGTCAACCAGATCCGGGCCGAGATCGACAAGAGCGACTCCGACTACGACCGGGAGAAGCTGCAGGAGCGGCTGGCCAAGCTGGCCGGCGGCGTTGCGGTGATCAAGGTCGGCGCGGCCACCGAGGTCGAGCTCAAGGAGCGCAAGCACCGCATCGAGGACGCCGTTCGCAACGCGAAGGCCGCCGTCGAAGAGGGCATCGTCCCGGGTGGTGGCGTCGCGCTGGTGCAGGCCGGCAAGACCGCCTTCGACAAGCTCGACCTGGTCGGCGACGAGGCGACCGGTGCGAACATCGTCAAGGTCGCGCTGGACGCCCCGCTGCGGCAGATCGCCGTCAACGCCGGCCTTGAGGGCGGCGTCGTGGTGGAGAAGGTCCGTAACCTCGAAGCGGGTCACGGTCTGAACGCCGCCAACGGCGAGTACGTCGACCTGCTGGCCGCGGGCATCATCGACCCGGCCAAGGTGACGCGCTCGGCGCTGCAGAACGCCGCTTCCATCGCGGCGCTCTTCCTCACCACCGAGGCTGTTGTCGCGGACAAGCCGGAGAAGTCCCCGGCTGCCCCGGCTGGCCCGGGTGGCGGGGACATGGACTTCTGA
- a CDS encoding GNAT family N-acetyltransferase, protein MDAEITVTELTADLVPSVVQLCQQALDLPEDAAEAASIVDVLWPRATADRSVVGLGAYRGADLVGVLICSVSSTEPGIGHVDLVAVLADQRRRGVGRALLQRAERVLAERGATEVLLAGNPPYYAWPGIDVRYTPAVCAALALGYQQDRTAWNMTADLSYDGSPALRSTEAAERRLADQGVTVRRAEPADLPALTAFARSTFGGTWDGELAGSVGRADAGCHLAERNGEVLGFAAYGSSRPSWFGPMGTAPAAEGSGIGGVLLRRCLRDQRAAGLDRAQIGWVGPVPFYSGSAGAWIERVFFLYRRTLSRA, encoded by the coding sequence ATGGACGCCGAGATCACCGTCACCGAGCTGACCGCCGACCTGGTCCCCAGCGTCGTACAGCTCTGCCAGCAGGCTCTCGACCTGCCCGAGGACGCCGCCGAGGCGGCTTCCATCGTGGACGTGCTCTGGCCCCGGGCCACCGCCGACCGGTCCGTGGTCGGGCTGGGCGCGTACCGGGGTGCGGACCTGGTCGGGGTGCTGATCTGCTCGGTGTCGTCGACCGAGCCGGGGATCGGGCACGTGGACCTGGTGGCGGTCCTCGCGGATCAGCGGCGTCGGGGCGTCGGCCGGGCGCTGCTCCAGCGGGCCGAGCGGGTGCTCGCCGAGCGCGGGGCGACCGAGGTGCTGCTGGCCGGGAATCCGCCGTACTACGCGTGGCCGGGCATCGACGTCCGCTACACGCCGGCGGTCTGCGCCGCCCTCGCGCTCGGCTACCAGCAGGACCGGACCGCCTGGAACATGACCGCGGACCTGTCGTACGACGGGTCGCCGGCACTGCGGTCCACCGAGGCGGCGGAGCGGCGGCTGGCCGACCAGGGCGTCACCGTACGCCGGGCGGAGCCGGCGGACCTGCCGGCGCTGACGGCGTTCGCCCGGTCCACGTTCGGCGGCACGTGGGACGGCGAGTTGGCCGGGTCGGTGGGGCGCGCCGACGCCGGCTGCCACCTGGCGGAGCGGAACGGTGAGGTGCTCGGCTTCGCCGCGTACGGGTCGTCCCGGCCGAGTTGGTTCGGGCCGATGGGCACCGCGCCTGCCGCGGAGGGGTCGGGCATCGGCGGGGTGCTGTTGCGGCGCTGCCTGCGCGACCAGCGGGCGGCGGGGCTGGACCGGGCACAGATCGGCTGGGTGGGGCCGGTGCCGTTCTATTCGGGCAGCGCGGGTGCGTGGATCGAGCGGGTCTTCTTCCTGTACCGGCGAACCCTATCGAGGGCATAA